From the genome of Capsicum annuum cultivar UCD-10X-F1 chromosome 4, UCD10Xv1.1, whole genome shotgun sequence:
GCTATTCTAGAGCTTTCTAACTACCAACTCAGTGGCTTGATTCCCAATTCTCTTGGACATTTGGCTCATCTACAGTTCCTAAACTTGGAGAGAAACAATTTAACAAGTGATTCAACGTTAAGCTTTCTGACTTCCTTAACCAGTTGCAGAAATTTAACATTTCTATCTGTATATTTGAATCCTCTAAACGGCATGCTTCCTGCCTCCACGGGGAACCTTTCCACCTCTCTTAGAACATTTGTTGCCGACATTGGCAGAATCAAAGGGCAAATTCCTAATGAGGTTGGGAATTTAAGCAGCTTATTAGACCTTAGCCTTTCTGGAAACAACTTGGTCGGATCGATTCCAACATCAATTGGCAATTTGAGAGACCTTCAGCGGTTCAACTTGAGTAGCAACAAATTTACAGGATATATTGGAGATCATATATGTAAATAGCAGCATCTGGGTGATATTTACTTGGATCAAAATCAACTTTCAGGATCTCTTCCTAATTGTTTAGGGAATATTACTTCCCTTAGGGAGATACATCTCGGTTCCAACAAATTGAGTTCCAATATACCACCAAGCTTAGGGAACCTTGAAGATCTAGTGGTTCTTGACATATCGTCAAACAACATGGTAGGTTCTTTACCTCCAGAAATTGTAAATCTAAAGGCTGCGACACTTATAGATCTGTCAATGAATCAATTCTCAAATGGAATTCCTACAGTAATTGGAGGCTTGAAAAATCTGGCAAACCTTTCTTTTGAGACACAACAAGTTACTAGGAGCTATACCTGGCTCAATGAGCAACATGGTAGGTTTGAAATTCCTAGACCTTTCTCACAATAATATATCTGGAATCATTCCTAGGTTTTTGGAGAAACTTCAAAACTTGAAGTATTTCAATGTTTCTGTCAACAAATTGTATGGTGAAATACCCTCTAGGGGTCCTTCCAAGAATCTCTCGAGTCAGTTTTTCATCCACAATGAAGCATTGTGTGGTTCTTCAAGATTTCGGGTCCCACCATGCCCAACTTCATCAAAGCACAAATCAAATAGGGAAAAAttgcttgttctttttcttttgctcgCAATTGCAGTTGTATTTGTTACTATGGTCTTTGTGCTCCTATGGATAAGGTATAGAAGAGGTAAAAGTGCGCCTCAGCAAGCTGAGTCATTGTCTCGTAACACGAGAAAGAATTTCATACTCTGAACTGCTCCAAGCAACGGATGACCTTAGTGAGAGTAATCTGATTGGTTTTGGAAGTTTTGGTTCTGTTTACAAAGGTGTTCTCAGAAGTGGAACTGCCATTGCAGTTAAAGTGTTCAACCCGCAACTGGATACGGAATGTGAAGTTTTGCGTAGCCTTCGCCATAGGAATCTCGTAAAAGTCATTACTAGTTTTTCGAATCTTGATTTTAAGGCTTTAGTTCTTGATTATATGCCTAATGGGAGTCTTGAGTTGTATTTGTATTCGCACAACTACTTCCTCGACATCAAGCAGAGACTAGGCATAatgatagatgtggcatgtgCTTTGGAATATCTTCACCATGGGTGCTCGTTGCCTGTGATTCACTGTGACATGAAGCCTAGTAACGTCTTGCTGGATGAATATATGGTTGCCCACCTCAGCGACTTTGGCATTTCAAAACTGCTTGGTGAAGATCAGGGTGATTTGTACACTAAAACCTTAGCAATATTCGGGTATATTGCACCAGGTACGTCTCTTTGTTTTGCTAATTTATTGAACATTgattattcctttctttttttttccaacCTAGAAAGCATATTGCATCTTTAAATGAATTGTCTGACTGTAGAGTATGGACTGGAAGGACTAGTGTCAACAAAGTGTGACGTCTATAGTTATGGGGTCATGTTGCTGGAATCTGGGTGATATTTACTTGGATCAAATCAACTTTCATGATCTCTTCCTAATTGTTTAGGGAATATTACTTTCCTTAGGGAGATACATCTCGGTTCTAACAAATTCAGTTCCAATATACCACCAAGCTTAGGGAACCTTCAAGATCTAGTGGTTCTTGACTTATCCTCAAACAACGTGGTAGGTTCTTTACCTCCAGCTATGGAAATCTAATGGCTGCGACACTTATAGATCTGTCAATGAATCAATTCTCAAATGGAATTCCTACAGAAATTGGAGGCTTGCAAAATCTGGCAAACCTTTCTTTTGAGACACAACAAGTTACAAGGAGATATACCTGACTCAATGAGCAACatggtaggtttggaattcctagacCTTTCTCACAATAATATATCTGGAATCATTCCTAAGTGTTTGGAGAAACTTCAAAACTTGAAGTATTTCAATGTTTCTGTCAACAAATT
Proteins encoded in this window:
- the LOC124897901 gene encoding receptor kinase-like protein Xa21, which encodes MVGSLPPEIVNLKAATLIDLSMNQFSNGIPTVIGGLKNLANLSFETQQVTRSYTWLNEQHGIEEVKVRLSKLSHCLVTRERISYSELLQATDDLSESNLIGFGSFGSVYKGVLRSGTAIAVKVFNPQLDTECEVLRSLRHRNLVKVITSFSNLDFKALVLDYMPNGSLELYLYSHNYFLDIKQRLGIMIDVACALEYLHHGCSLPVIHCDMKPSNVLLDEYMVAHLSDFGISKLLGEDQGDLYTKTLAIFGYIAPEYGLEGLVSTKCDVYSYGVMLLESG